Proteins found in one Megachile rotundata isolate GNS110a chromosome 14, iyMegRotu1, whole genome shotgun sequence genomic segment:
- the DAAM gene encoding disheveled-associated activator of morphogenesis-like protein isoform X2: MDTVLEKMGKLNLRIPSCPVKSPQPLKEFVGRCQTMPSRVKKSFCGCLQDDEPPEITYCVVEHTGTLTLQAMTPTLPMPSEEELNKMFLELVDELDLTQANRQAVLALPANKKWQIYCSRKGNGTLENGSLRTTDLSGDPEDYINRLRTIASSPFSEEGEELTNQMRQVEALKTALRTQPHSFVLRFIELDGLNALLQVLGTMEPEAANSNLHTSVIGCLKALMNNSNGRAHVLAHPTAINTISQSLATENIKTKISVLEILGAVCLVPGGHRKVLEAMLHFQQFHSERTRFQSIINDLDKNFGIYKDNLSLKTAIMSFINAVLNYGPGQVTLEFRLHLRYELLMLGIQPIIEKLRKYENETLDRHLDFFEMVRNEDEKELARKFEKEHVDTKSATAMFDLLRRKLSHTAAYPHLLSLLEHCLLLPLDYGSYPQHWLLFDRIVQQIVLQSEGTDTCVTRNPDVAPIDINVKEIVHLLAKEEELVAARKKAEELERENSDMSTRLAKKEQELDLRTQEKEDMEASLARVKERLEKETSMHIETKQRISELQDNLETLSRQINNEKSERKRLEQLVASGSLPDDAKATIKIVEDEVLEKVESKPMPPPPPPPPLAPPPPPCLMPAAPPPMKVEIIKNVPQPSNPLKSFNWSKIPEQKLQGTIWSELDDTKLYNVMDLESIDKIFCAYQKNGVSAEGSIEDLRTLGKNKKTMSVIDSRRAQNCTILLSKLKMSDNEITRTILSMDQQNILHIDMVEQLLKYIPSSEEAALLDMHQKELQSRADCFLYQISKVPHYEQRLRSLHYKKKFAASIAELTPRMRAVLEASRQVARSRRLRKLLELVLALGNYVNRGNARGNACGFRLASLNRLVDTKSSCSKGTTLLHYLVQILESRFREVLDIEEDMPHVRTAARVSMADLQKEVANLKNGLQDVQREIEFHRGQSQVLQGDMFLPAMRDFQAQATCRLAEAEDLFQDMKTRFDRAVRLFGEDSAGVQPDEFFGIFENFLQALAEARQDVENMRKKIEEEERRAKQEQELRKRTMERKNSREGILNSISLSKKNEVNSNGQTDNKGEFDDLISALRTGDVFGEDIAKFKRSKRRPVTPSGQESRRHSAHREDSRERH, translated from the exons AGGATTCCGAGCTGTCCCGTGAAGAGTCCGCAGCCTTTGAAGGAGTTCGTGGGTCGCTGCCAGACGATGCCATCGCGAGTGAAAAAGTCCTTCTGCGGTTGCCTCCAG GATGACGAGCCCCCGGAAATCACGTATTGCGTGGTGGAGCACACGGGTACGCTCACGCTTCAAGCGATGACACCCACCCTGCCGATGCCCTCCGAGGAGGAGTTGAACAAGATGTTCCTCGAATTGGTGGACGAGCTGGACCTGACCCAGGCTAACCGGCAGGCGGTCTTGGCACTTCCGGCGAACAAAAAGTGGCAGATTTACTGCTCCAGGAAAGGCAACGGCACGTTGGAGAACGGGAGTCTGAGGACCACCGACCTTAGCGGCGATCCTGAGGACTACATCAACAGACTGAGGACCATAGCTAGC AGTCCATTCTCTGAAGAAGGCGAGGAACTCACGAACCAGATGCGACAGGTAGAGGCCCTGAAGACCGCCCTAAGGACGCAGCCGCACAGTTTCGTTCTCAGATTCATAGAGCTTGATGGTCTAAACGCTTTGTTGCAAGTACTAGGCACGATGGAGCCCGAAGCAGCCAACAGTAACCTGCACACGAGCGTCATAGGGTGCTTAAAGGCGTTGATGAACAATTCC AACGGGAGGGCACACGTACTGGCGCACCCGACAGCCATcaacacgatctcacagtcgCTGGCGACCGAGAATATCAAAACGAAAATCTCCGTGCTGGAAATTCTGGGCGCCGTATGCCTGGTTCCTGGCGGACACCGAAAAGTGCTGGAGGCGATGCTGCACTTCCAGCAGTTCCATTCCGAACGAACGAGATTCCAAAGCATCATCAATGATCTGGACAAGAATTTCGGGATCTACAAGGATAATTTGTCGTTGAAAACGGCGATCATGTCGTTCATCAACGCGGTGCTGAACTACGGACCCGGTCAAGTGACCCTAGAGTTTAGGCTGCACTTGAGATACGAGTTGCTGATGCTTGGGATACAACCGATTATCGAGAAGCTGAGGAAGTACGAGAACGAGACGTTGGACAGACATTTGGACTTCTTCGAGATGGTCAGGAACGAGGATGAGAAGGAGCTGGCAAGGAAATTCGAGAAGGAACATGTGGACACGAAGAGCGCCACCGCCATGTTTGATCTGTTGAGGAGGAAGCTCAGCCACACCGCTGCCTATCCTCATCTGTTGAGTCTGTTAGAACACTGCCTGTTGCTGCCTC TCGACTATGGTTCCTACCCGCAGCACTGGTTGCTGTTCGACCGCATCGTGCAGCAGATCGTCCTTCAATCAGAAGGAACCGACACGTGCGTCACTAGAAACCCTGACGTGGCTCCGATCGACATCAACGTGAAGGAAATCGTTCACCTGCTCGCTAAGGAAGAGGAACTCGTCGCGGCCAGGAAGAAGGCCGAGGAGTTGGAGCGAGAAAACTCCGATATGTCGACCAGATTGGCCAAGAAGGAACAAGAGTTGGATCTGAGGACGCAGGAGAAA GAAGATATGGAGGCCAGTCTGGCGAGAGTCAAGGAACGTCTCGAAAAGGAGACGTCGATGCATATAGAGACGAAGCAGAGGATCTCGGAGCTGCAGGACAACTTGGAGACGTTATCTCGACagataaataatgaaaaatctgAGAGAAAGCGGCTGGAGCAATTGGTGGCCTCTGGGAGCTTGCCGGATGATGCGAAAGCGACGATCAAAATTGTGGAGGATGAGGTTCTGGAGAAGGTTGAGTCGAAACCGATGCCGCCGCCTCCTCCGCCTCCACCTTTGGCGCCGCCGCCACCGCCTTGTTTGATGCCGGCTGCTCCTCCTCCTATGAAG GTGGAGATAATAAAGAACGTTCCTCAGCCCAGCAACCCCCTAAAATCCTTCAACTGGTCCAAAATACCGGAGCAGAAACTCCAGGGAACAATATGGTCCGAATTAGACGACACGAAATTGTACAACGTCATGGACCTAGAGTCCATCGACAAGATCTTCTGCGCCTACCAGAAGAACGGAGTATCAGCAGAAGGTTCGATCGAGGACCTCCGAACTTTGGGAAAGAATAAGAAGACCATGTCGGTGATCGATTCTAGGAGAGCTCAAAACTGCACCATActgttatcaaaattaaaaatgtccgACAACGAGATCACAAGAACAATTTTATCTATGGATCAACAAAATATTCTGCACATAGACATGGTCGAACAGCTGTTGAAATATATTCCGTCGTCCGAGGAGGCAGCTCTGTTGGACATGCACCAGAAGGAGCTGCAGAGCAGGGCCGACTGTTTCTTATACCAAATATCCAA AGTGCCCCACTACGAGCAAAGACTGCGATCCCTTCACTACAAAAAGAAATTCGCTGCCAGCATCGCGGAATTGACGCCGAGAATGCGCGCGGTTCTCGAAGCCAGTCGGCAGGTGGCCAGATCAAGGCGGCTCAGAAAGTTGCTGGAACTGGTGCTGGCTCTAGGGAATTACGTAAATCGCGGCAACGCTCGAGGGAACGCTTGCGGTTTCCGTCTGGCCTCCTTGAACCGTCTGGTCGACACGAAGTCCTCTTGCTCCAAAGGCACCACGCTGTTGCACTATTTGGTTCAGATTCTGGAGTCCAGGTTCAGGGAGGTGCTGGACATCGAGGAGGACATGCCGCACGTTCGAACCGCCGCCAGGGTTAGCATGGCCGACCTGCAGAAGGAGGTGGCTAATCTCAAGAACGGTCTTCAAGACGTTCAGAGAGAAATTG AATTCCATCGGGGACAGTCGCAGGTACTGCAGGGAGATATGTTCTTGCCGGCGATGAGGGACTTCCAGGCGCAGGCCACGTGTAGGCTGGCGGAGGCGGAGGATCTGTTCCAGGACATGAAGACCAGG TTCGATCGTGCAGTAAGACTGTTCGGCGAGGACTCCGCAGGAGTGCAGCCCGACGAGTTCTTCGGGATCTTCGAGAACTTCCTGCAGGCGTTAGCCGAGGCGAGACAGGACGTGGAGAACATGAGGAAGAAGATAGAGGAGGAAGAGCGTCGAGCAAAGCAGGAGCAAGAA CTTCGAAAGAGGACAATGGAGAGAAAGAACTCTCGCGAGGGAATATTGAACAGCATCTCTCTGAGCAAGAAGAACGAGGTGAACAGTAACGGGCAAACGGACAATAAGGGTGAATTCGACGACCTGATATCAGCCCTTCGTACGGGGGATGTTTTCGGGGAGGATATAGCAAAGTTCAAGAGATCGAAGCGCAGACCTGTGACTCCCAGCGGACAAGAATCGCGAAGACACAGCGCACACAGGGAAGACTCGAGAGAACGACACTGA
- the DAAM gene encoding disheveled-associated activator of morphogenesis-like protein isoform X1, which yields MSPGQHEDIESCPEERDNGSSWFFGRIPSCPVKSPQPLKEFVGRCQTMPSRVKKSFCGCLQDDEPPEITYCVVEHTGTLTLQAMTPTLPMPSEEELNKMFLELVDELDLTQANRQAVLALPANKKWQIYCSRKGNGTLENGSLRTTDLSGDPEDYINRLRTIASSPFSEEGEELTNQMRQVEALKTALRTQPHSFVLRFIELDGLNALLQVLGTMEPEAANSNLHTSVIGCLKALMNNSNGRAHVLAHPTAINTISQSLATENIKTKISVLEILGAVCLVPGGHRKVLEAMLHFQQFHSERTRFQSIINDLDKNFGIYKDNLSLKTAIMSFINAVLNYGPGQVTLEFRLHLRYELLMLGIQPIIEKLRKYENETLDRHLDFFEMVRNEDEKELARKFEKEHVDTKSATAMFDLLRRKLSHTAAYPHLLSLLEHCLLLPLDYGSYPQHWLLFDRIVQQIVLQSEGTDTCVTRNPDVAPIDINVKEIVHLLAKEEELVAARKKAEELERENSDMSTRLAKKEQELDLRTQEKEDMEASLARVKERLEKETSMHIETKQRISELQDNLETLSRQINNEKSERKRLEQLVASGSLPDDAKATIKIVEDEVLEKVESKPMPPPPPPPPLAPPPPPCLMPAAPPPMKVEIIKNVPQPSNPLKSFNWSKIPEQKLQGTIWSELDDTKLYNVMDLESIDKIFCAYQKNGVSAEGSIEDLRTLGKNKKTMSVIDSRRAQNCTILLSKLKMSDNEITRTILSMDQQNILHIDMVEQLLKYIPSSEEAALLDMHQKELQSRADCFLYQISKVPHYEQRLRSLHYKKKFAASIAELTPRMRAVLEASRQVARSRRLRKLLELVLALGNYVNRGNARGNACGFRLASLNRLVDTKSSCSKGTTLLHYLVQILESRFREVLDIEEDMPHVRTAARVSMADLQKEVANLKNGLQDVQREIEFHRGQSQVLQGDMFLPAMRDFQAQATCRLAEAEDLFQDMKTRFDRAVRLFGEDSAGVQPDEFFGIFENFLQALAEARQDVENMRKKIEEEERRAKQEQELRKRTMERKNSREGILNSISLSKKNEVNSNGQTDNKGEFDDLISALRTGDVFGEDIAKFKRSKRRPVTPSGQESRRHSAHREDSRERH from the exons AGGATTCCGAGCTGTCCCGTGAAGAGTCCGCAGCCTTTGAAGGAGTTCGTGGGTCGCTGCCAGACGATGCCATCGCGAGTGAAAAAGTCCTTCTGCGGTTGCCTCCAG GATGACGAGCCCCCGGAAATCACGTATTGCGTGGTGGAGCACACGGGTACGCTCACGCTTCAAGCGATGACACCCACCCTGCCGATGCCCTCCGAGGAGGAGTTGAACAAGATGTTCCTCGAATTGGTGGACGAGCTGGACCTGACCCAGGCTAACCGGCAGGCGGTCTTGGCACTTCCGGCGAACAAAAAGTGGCAGATTTACTGCTCCAGGAAAGGCAACGGCACGTTGGAGAACGGGAGTCTGAGGACCACCGACCTTAGCGGCGATCCTGAGGACTACATCAACAGACTGAGGACCATAGCTAGC AGTCCATTCTCTGAAGAAGGCGAGGAACTCACGAACCAGATGCGACAGGTAGAGGCCCTGAAGACCGCCCTAAGGACGCAGCCGCACAGTTTCGTTCTCAGATTCATAGAGCTTGATGGTCTAAACGCTTTGTTGCAAGTACTAGGCACGATGGAGCCCGAAGCAGCCAACAGTAACCTGCACACGAGCGTCATAGGGTGCTTAAAGGCGTTGATGAACAATTCC AACGGGAGGGCACACGTACTGGCGCACCCGACAGCCATcaacacgatctcacagtcgCTGGCGACCGAGAATATCAAAACGAAAATCTCCGTGCTGGAAATTCTGGGCGCCGTATGCCTGGTTCCTGGCGGACACCGAAAAGTGCTGGAGGCGATGCTGCACTTCCAGCAGTTCCATTCCGAACGAACGAGATTCCAAAGCATCATCAATGATCTGGACAAGAATTTCGGGATCTACAAGGATAATTTGTCGTTGAAAACGGCGATCATGTCGTTCATCAACGCGGTGCTGAACTACGGACCCGGTCAAGTGACCCTAGAGTTTAGGCTGCACTTGAGATACGAGTTGCTGATGCTTGGGATACAACCGATTATCGAGAAGCTGAGGAAGTACGAGAACGAGACGTTGGACAGACATTTGGACTTCTTCGAGATGGTCAGGAACGAGGATGAGAAGGAGCTGGCAAGGAAATTCGAGAAGGAACATGTGGACACGAAGAGCGCCACCGCCATGTTTGATCTGTTGAGGAGGAAGCTCAGCCACACCGCTGCCTATCCTCATCTGTTGAGTCTGTTAGAACACTGCCTGTTGCTGCCTC TCGACTATGGTTCCTACCCGCAGCACTGGTTGCTGTTCGACCGCATCGTGCAGCAGATCGTCCTTCAATCAGAAGGAACCGACACGTGCGTCACTAGAAACCCTGACGTGGCTCCGATCGACATCAACGTGAAGGAAATCGTTCACCTGCTCGCTAAGGAAGAGGAACTCGTCGCGGCCAGGAAGAAGGCCGAGGAGTTGGAGCGAGAAAACTCCGATATGTCGACCAGATTGGCCAAGAAGGAACAAGAGTTGGATCTGAGGACGCAGGAGAAA GAAGATATGGAGGCCAGTCTGGCGAGAGTCAAGGAACGTCTCGAAAAGGAGACGTCGATGCATATAGAGACGAAGCAGAGGATCTCGGAGCTGCAGGACAACTTGGAGACGTTATCTCGACagataaataatgaaaaatctgAGAGAAAGCGGCTGGAGCAATTGGTGGCCTCTGGGAGCTTGCCGGATGATGCGAAAGCGACGATCAAAATTGTGGAGGATGAGGTTCTGGAGAAGGTTGAGTCGAAACCGATGCCGCCGCCTCCTCCGCCTCCACCTTTGGCGCCGCCGCCACCGCCTTGTTTGATGCCGGCTGCTCCTCCTCCTATGAAG GTGGAGATAATAAAGAACGTTCCTCAGCCCAGCAACCCCCTAAAATCCTTCAACTGGTCCAAAATACCGGAGCAGAAACTCCAGGGAACAATATGGTCCGAATTAGACGACACGAAATTGTACAACGTCATGGACCTAGAGTCCATCGACAAGATCTTCTGCGCCTACCAGAAGAACGGAGTATCAGCAGAAGGTTCGATCGAGGACCTCCGAACTTTGGGAAAGAATAAGAAGACCATGTCGGTGATCGATTCTAGGAGAGCTCAAAACTGCACCATActgttatcaaaattaaaaatgtccgACAACGAGATCACAAGAACAATTTTATCTATGGATCAACAAAATATTCTGCACATAGACATGGTCGAACAGCTGTTGAAATATATTCCGTCGTCCGAGGAGGCAGCTCTGTTGGACATGCACCAGAAGGAGCTGCAGAGCAGGGCCGACTGTTTCTTATACCAAATATCCAA AGTGCCCCACTACGAGCAAAGACTGCGATCCCTTCACTACAAAAAGAAATTCGCTGCCAGCATCGCGGAATTGACGCCGAGAATGCGCGCGGTTCTCGAAGCCAGTCGGCAGGTGGCCAGATCAAGGCGGCTCAGAAAGTTGCTGGAACTGGTGCTGGCTCTAGGGAATTACGTAAATCGCGGCAACGCTCGAGGGAACGCTTGCGGTTTCCGTCTGGCCTCCTTGAACCGTCTGGTCGACACGAAGTCCTCTTGCTCCAAAGGCACCACGCTGTTGCACTATTTGGTTCAGATTCTGGAGTCCAGGTTCAGGGAGGTGCTGGACATCGAGGAGGACATGCCGCACGTTCGAACCGCCGCCAGGGTTAGCATGGCCGACCTGCAGAAGGAGGTGGCTAATCTCAAGAACGGTCTTCAAGACGTTCAGAGAGAAATTG AATTCCATCGGGGACAGTCGCAGGTACTGCAGGGAGATATGTTCTTGCCGGCGATGAGGGACTTCCAGGCGCAGGCCACGTGTAGGCTGGCGGAGGCGGAGGATCTGTTCCAGGACATGAAGACCAGG TTCGATCGTGCAGTAAGACTGTTCGGCGAGGACTCCGCAGGAGTGCAGCCCGACGAGTTCTTCGGGATCTTCGAGAACTTCCTGCAGGCGTTAGCCGAGGCGAGACAGGACGTGGAGAACATGAGGAAGAAGATAGAGGAGGAAGAGCGTCGAGCAAAGCAGGAGCAAGAA CTTCGAAAGAGGACAATGGAGAGAAAGAACTCTCGCGAGGGAATATTGAACAGCATCTCTCTGAGCAAGAAGAACGAGGTGAACAGTAACGGGCAAACGGACAATAAGGGTGAATTCGACGACCTGATATCAGCCCTTCGTACGGGGGATGTTTTCGGGGAGGATATAGCAAAGTTCAAGAGATCGAAGCGCAGACCTGTGACTCCCAGCGGACAAGAATCGCGAAGACACAGCGCACACAGGGAAGACTCGAGAGAACGACACTGA
- the DAAM gene encoding disheveled-associated activator of morphogenesis-like protein isoform X3, giving the protein MPSRVKKSFCGCLQDDEPPEITYCVVEHTGTLTLQAMTPTLPMPSEEELNKMFLELVDELDLTQANRQAVLALPANKKWQIYCSRKGNGTLENGSLRTTDLSGDPEDYINRLRTIASSPFSEEGEELTNQMRQVEALKTALRTQPHSFVLRFIELDGLNALLQVLGTMEPEAANSNLHTSVIGCLKALMNNSNGRAHVLAHPTAINTISQSLATENIKTKISVLEILGAVCLVPGGHRKVLEAMLHFQQFHSERTRFQSIINDLDKNFGIYKDNLSLKTAIMSFINAVLNYGPGQVTLEFRLHLRYELLMLGIQPIIEKLRKYENETLDRHLDFFEMVRNEDEKELARKFEKEHVDTKSATAMFDLLRRKLSHTAAYPHLLSLLEHCLLLPLDYGSYPQHWLLFDRIVQQIVLQSEGTDTCVTRNPDVAPIDINVKEIVHLLAKEEELVAARKKAEELERENSDMSTRLAKKEQELDLRTQEKEDMEASLARVKERLEKETSMHIETKQRISELQDNLETLSRQINNEKSERKRLEQLVASGSLPDDAKATIKIVEDEVLEKVESKPMPPPPPPPPLAPPPPPCLMPAAPPPMKVEIIKNVPQPSNPLKSFNWSKIPEQKLQGTIWSELDDTKLYNVMDLESIDKIFCAYQKNGVSAEGSIEDLRTLGKNKKTMSVIDSRRAQNCTILLSKLKMSDNEITRTILSMDQQNILHIDMVEQLLKYIPSSEEAALLDMHQKELQSRADCFLYQISKVPHYEQRLRSLHYKKKFAASIAELTPRMRAVLEASRQVARSRRLRKLLELVLALGNYVNRGNARGNACGFRLASLNRLVDTKSSCSKGTTLLHYLVQILESRFREVLDIEEDMPHVRTAARVSMADLQKEVANLKNGLQDVQREIEFHRGQSQVLQGDMFLPAMRDFQAQATCRLAEAEDLFQDMKTRFDRAVRLFGEDSAGVQPDEFFGIFENFLQALAEARQDVENMRKKIEEEERRAKQEQELRKRTMERKNSREGILNSISLSKKNEVNSNGQTDNKGEFDDLISALRTGDVFGEDIAKFKRSKRRPVTPSGQESRRHSAHREDSRERH; this is encoded by the exons ATGCCATCGCGAGTGAAAAAGTCCTTCTGCGGTTGCCTCCAG GATGACGAGCCCCCGGAAATCACGTATTGCGTGGTGGAGCACACGGGTACGCTCACGCTTCAAGCGATGACACCCACCCTGCCGATGCCCTCCGAGGAGGAGTTGAACAAGATGTTCCTCGAATTGGTGGACGAGCTGGACCTGACCCAGGCTAACCGGCAGGCGGTCTTGGCACTTCCGGCGAACAAAAAGTGGCAGATTTACTGCTCCAGGAAAGGCAACGGCACGTTGGAGAACGGGAGTCTGAGGACCACCGACCTTAGCGGCGATCCTGAGGACTACATCAACAGACTGAGGACCATAGCTAGC AGTCCATTCTCTGAAGAAGGCGAGGAACTCACGAACCAGATGCGACAGGTAGAGGCCCTGAAGACCGCCCTAAGGACGCAGCCGCACAGTTTCGTTCTCAGATTCATAGAGCTTGATGGTCTAAACGCTTTGTTGCAAGTACTAGGCACGATGGAGCCCGAAGCAGCCAACAGTAACCTGCACACGAGCGTCATAGGGTGCTTAAAGGCGTTGATGAACAATTCC AACGGGAGGGCACACGTACTGGCGCACCCGACAGCCATcaacacgatctcacagtcgCTGGCGACCGAGAATATCAAAACGAAAATCTCCGTGCTGGAAATTCTGGGCGCCGTATGCCTGGTTCCTGGCGGACACCGAAAAGTGCTGGAGGCGATGCTGCACTTCCAGCAGTTCCATTCCGAACGAACGAGATTCCAAAGCATCATCAATGATCTGGACAAGAATTTCGGGATCTACAAGGATAATTTGTCGTTGAAAACGGCGATCATGTCGTTCATCAACGCGGTGCTGAACTACGGACCCGGTCAAGTGACCCTAGAGTTTAGGCTGCACTTGAGATACGAGTTGCTGATGCTTGGGATACAACCGATTATCGAGAAGCTGAGGAAGTACGAGAACGAGACGTTGGACAGACATTTGGACTTCTTCGAGATGGTCAGGAACGAGGATGAGAAGGAGCTGGCAAGGAAATTCGAGAAGGAACATGTGGACACGAAGAGCGCCACCGCCATGTTTGATCTGTTGAGGAGGAAGCTCAGCCACACCGCTGCCTATCCTCATCTGTTGAGTCTGTTAGAACACTGCCTGTTGCTGCCTC TCGACTATGGTTCCTACCCGCAGCACTGGTTGCTGTTCGACCGCATCGTGCAGCAGATCGTCCTTCAATCAGAAGGAACCGACACGTGCGTCACTAGAAACCCTGACGTGGCTCCGATCGACATCAACGTGAAGGAAATCGTTCACCTGCTCGCTAAGGAAGAGGAACTCGTCGCGGCCAGGAAGAAGGCCGAGGAGTTGGAGCGAGAAAACTCCGATATGTCGACCAGATTGGCCAAGAAGGAACAAGAGTTGGATCTGAGGACGCAGGAGAAA GAAGATATGGAGGCCAGTCTGGCGAGAGTCAAGGAACGTCTCGAAAAGGAGACGTCGATGCATATAGAGACGAAGCAGAGGATCTCGGAGCTGCAGGACAACTTGGAGACGTTATCTCGACagataaataatgaaaaatctgAGAGAAAGCGGCTGGAGCAATTGGTGGCCTCTGGGAGCTTGCCGGATGATGCGAAAGCGACGATCAAAATTGTGGAGGATGAGGTTCTGGAGAAGGTTGAGTCGAAACCGATGCCGCCGCCTCCTCCGCCTCCACCTTTGGCGCCGCCGCCACCGCCTTGTTTGATGCCGGCTGCTCCTCCTCCTATGAAG GTGGAGATAATAAAGAACGTTCCTCAGCCCAGCAACCCCCTAAAATCCTTCAACTGGTCCAAAATACCGGAGCAGAAACTCCAGGGAACAATATGGTCCGAATTAGACGACACGAAATTGTACAACGTCATGGACCTAGAGTCCATCGACAAGATCTTCTGCGCCTACCAGAAGAACGGAGTATCAGCAGAAGGTTCGATCGAGGACCTCCGAACTTTGGGAAAGAATAAGAAGACCATGTCGGTGATCGATTCTAGGAGAGCTCAAAACTGCACCATActgttatcaaaattaaaaatgtccgACAACGAGATCACAAGAACAATTTTATCTATGGATCAACAAAATATTCTGCACATAGACATGGTCGAACAGCTGTTGAAATATATTCCGTCGTCCGAGGAGGCAGCTCTGTTGGACATGCACCAGAAGGAGCTGCAGAGCAGGGCCGACTGTTTCTTATACCAAATATCCAA AGTGCCCCACTACGAGCAAAGACTGCGATCCCTTCACTACAAAAAGAAATTCGCTGCCAGCATCGCGGAATTGACGCCGAGAATGCGCGCGGTTCTCGAAGCCAGTCGGCAGGTGGCCAGATCAAGGCGGCTCAGAAAGTTGCTGGAACTGGTGCTGGCTCTAGGGAATTACGTAAATCGCGGCAACGCTCGAGGGAACGCTTGCGGTTTCCGTCTGGCCTCCTTGAACCGTCTGGTCGACACGAAGTCCTCTTGCTCCAAAGGCACCACGCTGTTGCACTATTTGGTTCAGATTCTGGAGTCCAGGTTCAGGGAGGTGCTGGACATCGAGGAGGACATGCCGCACGTTCGAACCGCCGCCAGGGTTAGCATGGCCGACCTGCAGAAGGAGGTGGCTAATCTCAAGAACGGTCTTCAAGACGTTCAGAGAGAAATTG AATTCCATCGGGGACAGTCGCAGGTACTGCAGGGAGATATGTTCTTGCCGGCGATGAGGGACTTCCAGGCGCAGGCCACGTGTAGGCTGGCGGAGGCGGAGGATCTGTTCCAGGACATGAAGACCAGG TTCGATCGTGCAGTAAGACTGTTCGGCGAGGACTCCGCAGGAGTGCAGCCCGACGAGTTCTTCGGGATCTTCGAGAACTTCCTGCAGGCGTTAGCCGAGGCGAGACAGGACGTGGAGAACATGAGGAAGAAGATAGAGGAGGAAGAGCGTCGAGCAAAGCAGGAGCAAGAA CTTCGAAAGAGGACAATGGAGAGAAAGAACTCTCGCGAGGGAATATTGAACAGCATCTCTCTGAGCAAGAAGAACGAGGTGAACAGTAACGGGCAAACGGACAATAAGGGTGAATTCGACGACCTGATATCAGCCCTTCGTACGGGGGATGTTTTCGGGGAGGATATAGCAAAGTTCAAGAGATCGAAGCGCAGACCTGTGACTCCCAGCGGACAAGAATCGCGAAGACACAGCGCACACAGGGAAGACTCGAGAGAACGACACTGA